From the genome of Pseudomonas sp. WJP1:
GCGTGGCCTGGAGTGGTCTGCCAGGTTTGACCAGCAGTCTGTATGCCGCCGAACTCAAGGACATCTGGAACCAGTACTACTACGACCTGGACTACACCTATGCGCTCAACGAGGTGGTCAGCCTCAACCCGGGCCTGCACTTCTATCACACCCAGGACACGGGCGATGCGCTGCTGGGCCACATCGACAACAACACCTACAGCCTGCATTTCACCGTCGGCGTCGGCAATCACAGCGTCACCACCGCTTACCAGCGGGTCAACGGCAACACCCCGTTCGACTACATCAGCCAGGGCGACAGCGTCTTCCTCGACAACTCCCAGCAATACTCGGACTTCAACGGCCCGAACGAACGCTCGTGGAAACTCAAGTACGCCTATGACTTTGTCGGGCTCGGCCTGCCGGGGCTGACCTCGGCGCTGTCCTACTCCCGCGGCAAGCTGGACCTGACCAAGGTCGATCCAGACAGCCCAGGGTACAGCGCGTGGTACAGCGCCGCCGGCAAAAACGCCAGGCACTGGGAACGCGATATCGAACTCAGGTACGTGGTCCAGGCCGGCCAGGCGAAAAACCTCGCGCTGCGCCTGCAATGGGCAACCAACCGGGGCGGCAACGGGTATGGCGCACTGGACCAGGACACCGACGAGTACCGGGTGATTTTCGACTACCCGCTCAATGTCTTCTAAGCTTCAGTAAACAAAAGGCCGGCAGGTTTTGCTGGCCTTTTTTTTTATCCGGAGTGCGCAGGGATGCTGT
Proteins encoded in this window:
- a CDS encoding OprD family porin; its protein translation is MYPADPGALPHVRFPFSTSALFVAIAATMAANAHATDDSTAQGFAEGASLTLNARNYYMNRNRQQQADDNIEWGQGFLGIFESGYTEGNVGFGFDAHAMLGLKLDGGGGTDNSSILPVSDGNGKAPGSFSTAGGTLKMRAFDTELKAGDLFLANPVIAGGETRMLPQTFRGVSLTNHSFDGWLIEGGQASFTKPYNQSGHTRIGTSYGTLAEGDESRHLNWAGVAWSGLPGLTSSLYAAELKDIWNQYYYDLDYTYALNEVVSLNPGLHFYHTQDTGDALLGHIDNNTYSLHFTVGVGNHSVTTAYQRVNGNTPFDYISQGDSVFLDNSQQYSDFNGPNERSWKLKYAYDFVGLGLPGLTSALSYSRGKLDLTKVDPDSPGYSAWYSAAGKNARHWERDIELRYVVQAGQAKNLALRLQWATNRGGNGYGALDQDTDEYRVIFDYPLNVF